The following DNA comes from Porphyromonadaceae bacterium W3.11.
TTAAATTCATCCCACTCATTGTGTTCTTGATTCTCGCTCTCTTTGCTACTAATGGTTATGCACAAAAAACAAGGGCCGTTACAGGAATCGTAACAAATGAAGCTGGAGAACCAATCGAATCTGCTTTAATTACAGTTATTGGGATCTCTCATCGAACCACCAACTCTGATAAAAATGGATTATTTTCTATTGAAAAGCTTCCCTTCTCTGAGTTTAGCCTACAAGTACGACACGTATATTGTCACACAGCGACTATTAAGGTTAAAGCTGGTGAAGAAAATGAGAAAATCCATATACAACTGGTAGACAAATTATTTGGACTACCTGAAGTTGAAGTTATCGCATATACTAGCGAAACACCATTTATAGAAGCTAGCTATAGTGCTATGAAGATGGGAATACCTATTATGAAATTCCCTGGGAGCATTGAGGTACTGACAAAAAAGAGATTGGAAGATCAACAAGCTCTTACATTCACTGAAGCATTGCGAAATATTAGTGGTATCTCAACGGCCTCAGCTGGAGAAGCAAATAATGTTAGTGAGGTGTTCGTTTCTAGGGGCTTTAAGTTGGGTAATTCGCGTAACTACTTCAGAGATGGTATGCGTTACAGAAAAGTCTCAAATACCCCTATCGCAGGAATTGACAGAATAGAATTTTTAAGGGGCCCAGCCTCTGTATTATATGGTTCTGTAGAGCCTGGTGGCATTATAAATATCATCACCTCTCCGACACAATATACCCCACGCTATAGCACCACATTTAGAATTGGTAGTTATGGACTTAAGCAAGCATCAGCTGACCTAACAGGTCCTCTGACAGCCTCAAAGAATGTACGGTACCGGCTTAATGCTATGTACGAATATGCAGATAGCTACCGTAAAGAAGTAAACTCAAAACGTTTCAGTATTTCACCAAAAATTGACTTTGACCTAAGTACAAGTACCACACTAGGCATCAGAGCTAATTATTTCTCTGATGATAGGGTCGTTGATCCAGGAGTTGTACACCAAAATGGAGAAGTCATTTCGAATGGGGACAAAATTTTTGTAGCTGAGCCATGGGCAAAATCAAAATATAAGACATTTGATCTTGGGTATATTCTAAAACATCAGTTTAGCAACAATTGGAAATGGAATAGTCAATTCTCTTATACTAAACTCTTTGAAGATCGTTTATACTTTCAAATAAAAGCGATTAACAATGACAATACGATAAGTCGCCGTTTGGCTAAGTGGGATGCGACCATTGCCTACTCGGTATTCCAAAATGACATCCTTGGGGAATTTACAACGGGCTCATTATCTCACCGAGTATTATTTGGAATGGAGTACGAATATTCTCACAATACACGTAAAGTAAGAGGGAAAATGTTTGATCCAATAAGCCTAACCAATCCTAAGTATTCTGAGAAGCCTTCGGATATTGATTCTTACAAGCAATCCACTAACCTACTTATCAGGCAGAGCAATATTGCTTTTTATGCACAGGACTACATCGCCATAAATAGCAAGTTAGATTTACTTCTAGGTGGCCGATTTGATTGGATCAAAGAGGAAAACGAGAACTTCATAAAAGACACAAAAAAGAAAGCAACGCCATTTGCCTTCTCTCCAAGAATAGCCTTAATGTATAGTCCATTAAAAAGCCTTGGACTTCATGCAAGTTATTCAACATCATACGTCCCTGTATCAGGTCAATCTAAGGAAGGCACACCTTTTGAACCAGTGCGAACAAAACAATGGGAGGTGGGGATAAGAAAACAGTTATTTAATAACAGCACGATTGCAACTTTATCTCTGTATCATCTAACTAAAAACAATCTATTGACCCCTGACTTGGATGACCCACAATTCAAAATCCAGATTGGAGAACAGTACAGCAGAGGTATAGAATTCAGCATCAAGAGCAAAATCTCTAGAGAACTTACACTTGAAGGAAACTATGCATATACCGAAGGGGAAGTGAGTAAGACCAATGATAAGAAAATACCCGTGGGCTCAAAATTAGGAAACGTCCCAAAACACATGGCTAACCTCTGGCTTTCATACTCTTTGTATGAAGGGTTATTTAAGGGATTATCATTCGGAGGGGGATGCTCATATAGTAGCAAACGCTTTGGCAACTTTGCCAATAATATCATTTTACCAAGTTATTTTACTGGGGATACTTTCGTCTCGTATAGTCAAAGGAATTATAGGCTAGCTCTGAATATCAAAAACATATCAGATAAGAGATACTATCTTGGGGCACAAGCAAAAAATCTTTTCACGCCAGCACCTCCTAGATCGTTTGTATTTTCCACTACAATACTATTCTAATGTAAATTTGTAATGAGAAATAAAGCAAGGAAAATCTATAGGACCATCCATCTTATTGGAGGACTCTGGCTAGGATTGATCTTGTCAGTCATTTGTTTGACAGGTGCCCTCATTGTCTATAAACCTTATTTAGAAAAACAAGGTATCAGACATATGGCATTTGTCAAACCTACAAATCCTGATGCTATACCTCTACCCTTGGATTCTCTCTATCAAAATGCTAAGGCACAATATCCAAGCTATAAATTTGATAATCTAGTCCTATATGGCACACGTAACGAAGCATATAGCTTTAGGGCTAAGAAGCCAAAGGTAAAGGGACGACGACAGCTATACGTCAACCAATATACTGGTGTAGTCCATGGTGAAGACATATACAAGCATAAGTTTTTTCAGCACGTTTATAACTGTCACACCAAACTATTTATGGGTAAGACGGGGGTGATCGTAGTGGCTTCCCTCGGTATCATACTCTTGATCACTATTATTACTGGACTGATATTAATTCCAAAAGGATTCAAGAATAGTCTTAAGAAGAAAAGAACTGTCAAGTCTTCATTTTTCTCATACTACAAGAGTCACATAATCATTGGAATGTTAGTAGCTTTACCTCTAGGGGTTATTGCATTAACAGGTGGTTACTGGGGATTTCCTAATACGTATAGAAAGATATTTGAAACCATGTCTGATGGTAGAGCGATTGCTGTTAGACCAACCATTGAAAACTTAAACGATGGACCCTACGCTTCTCTGGATGTAATTGTTGAAGCGGCAGAGAATTACTTTCCTGAGGGCAAGCCGATGATCGTTTTCTTTCCAAAAAGAATTAATGACCCCTTTTCTGTTCGTATGAAAACGAAGCACGATTTTTCACGAACTGGGAGTAACCATGTCTATATACACCCTCAAAGTGGAGCTGTTGTTGGTAGTAATTTATGGAAAAACAAACCTACGGCAGAAAAATTAACTCGCTCCATGTATTTTATACATTTTGGAGAGTTTTGGGGACACTTTTCAAGAATCCTATGGATCTTGGTAGGAATAAGTGTGCCGATATTATATTTCACAGGATTTTATCTTTGGTGGTTCAAATACAGTAAAAGGAACAAGCATAAGAATTAAAGAAATTGCCCCCTTTATGGAGAGGGTCATATTAATCAACTGAATAAATTCTTAGACACACAAGTCAATTGAATCAGTTAGACAACCCTCAACTATGTCAACTTTTTTTCAGAAGAAGATAATTTTCATGATGAGAAATGATTCTATACCCTCCTTATATACTTCAAAATCTTAGTTCTCATTAGTTAAGATTTTGCGAACCCCATTATTGATAATACTACAAAGTAAACTAATAATTAACGGAATCGTTATCAATACAGAAATAATAAAGATATTAGTAGGATTCTTCTTTTTCGGGAGGCTCTTTCACCATCGTCTAAAAACAAATTGAATTGGAATGTAGAACTTTATATAGATCAAGAACTGAATTTGAGACAAACGGGGAGTGAACCACTTGCAGTGACACAACAAAAATCAACTCAGATCACTTGATTTCTGTAAATCAACCCAAACGAATTGATTTACAGAAATCAATATATTTGGATTGATTACTATACGATAAATAGTTATCTTTGTGAAAGATGAGCACATTATGAGAATGCTGTACGATGTATGCAAATCAGGGCTGTAAAGCTGTGGATATAGGAAGTGACTATATTCATGACAAAAGCGAACGCAGTAGAAAGCCTTCACGTAACTCTCATATCATGATATAAACCCTTTATAAAGTATCGAATGGAAGGAGTAATTGCGGTAATATCTGGAGATGTGATCTCCAGCACAAAGATAAAAGAGAGAGAACACTTAATAGATGTGTTCCATGATATGCCCAACGAAGTAGCCCATATTTCTAAGTGTAAAGGGAGCACTCTATACAGAGGTGATAGTTATCAAATAGAAATTGAAAGGGCTGAAGAAGCCTTACGCATCGCGATAATTCTTCGCCTGCTCTTGAAAACCAATACTCCTAAAGGAGAAAATATAAATAAGTCTAATGGGCTATGGGATATGCGGGTATCGATAGGAGTAGGCACTGTATCATTCAGGTCTGAGGATGTAGAGACTTCGGATGGAAAAGCTTATCAACTATCAGGAAGAAATCTATCAAAGATCGGAAAACAAAATCTTATCATCACAACTCCTTGGCAGGAGGTTAACGACGAACTCGAAGTAAGTACCGCGTTTGCTGATGATATAATCACTAATTGGACCTTCTCTCAGTCACAGGTCATGCTTGAGATGCTGCTCAATGAGGAGATCATGCAAAAACAAATTGCAGAGAAACTGAATAAATCTCCTCAATCAATAAGCATGTTGCTGAAAGCAGCGAAGTCAAGTAATATAATCAGGTACATCGAAAGATACGAGTCACTTATCCTTAATAAAAAGTAGCAATGAACATCTTGGTATTAATCAAACTTCTATTGGCTCATCTCATCTC
Coding sequences within:
- a CDS encoding TonB-dependent siderophore receptor; amino-acid sequence: MNKFKFIPLIVFLILALFATNGYAQKTRAVTGIVTNEAGEPIESALITVIGISHRTTNSDKNGLFSIEKLPFSEFSLQVRHVYCHTATIKVKAGEENEKIHIQLVDKLFGLPEVEVIAYTSETPFIEASYSAMKMGIPIMKFPGSIEVLTKKRLEDQQALTFTEALRNISGISTASAGEANNVSEVFVSRGFKLGNSRNYFRDGMRYRKVSNTPIAGIDRIEFLRGPASVLYGSVEPGGIINIITSPTQYTPRYSTTFRIGSYGLKQASADLTGPLTASKNVRYRLNAMYEYADSYRKEVNSKRFSISPKIDFDLSTSTTLGIRANYFSDDRVVDPGVVHQNGEVISNGDKIFVAEPWAKSKYKTFDLGYILKHQFSNNWKWNSQFSYTKLFEDRLYFQIKAINNDNTISRRLAKWDATIAYSVFQNDILGEFTTGSLSHRVLFGMEYEYSHNTRKVRGKMFDPISLTNPKYSEKPSDIDSYKQSTNLLIRQSNIAFYAQDYIAINSKLDLLLGGRFDWIKEENENFIKDTKKKATPFAFSPRIALMYSPLKSLGLHASYSTSYVPVSGQSKEGTPFEPVRTKQWEVGIRKQLFNNSTIATLSLYHLTKNNLLTPDLDDPQFKIQIGEQYSRGIEFSIKSKISRELTLEGNYAYTEGEVSKTNDKKIPVGSKLGNVPKHMANLWLSYSLYEGLFKGLSFGGGCSYSSKRFGNFANNIILPSYFTGDTFVSYSQRNYRLALNIKNISDKRYYLGAQAKNLFTPAPPRSFVFSTTILF
- a CDS encoding PepSY-associated TM helix domain-containing protein yields the protein MRNKARKIYRTIHLIGGLWLGLILSVICLTGALIVYKPYLEKQGIRHMAFVKPTNPDAIPLPLDSLYQNAKAQYPSYKFDNLVLYGTRNEAYSFRAKKPKVKGRRQLYVNQYTGVVHGEDIYKHKFFQHVYNCHTKLFMGKTGVIVVASLGIILLITIITGLILIPKGFKNSLKKKRTVKSSFFSYYKSHIIIGMLVALPLGVIALTGGYWGFPNTYRKIFETMSDGRAIAVRPTIENLNDGPYASLDVIVEAAENYFPEGKPMIVFFPKRINDPFSVRMKTKHDFSRTGSNHVYIHPQSGAVVGSNLWKNKPTAEKLTRSMYFIHFGEFWGHFSRILWILVGISVPILYFTGFYLWWFKYSKRNKHKN
- a CDS encoding SatD family protein, encoding MEGVIAVISGDVISSTKIKEREHLIDVFHDMPNEVAHISKCKGSTLYRGDSYQIEIERAEEALRIAIILRLLLKTNTPKGENINKSNGLWDMRVSIGVGTVSFRSEDVETSDGKAYQLSGRNLSKIGKQNLIITTPWQEVNDELEVSTAFADDIITNWTFSQSQVMLEMLLNEEIMQKQIAEKLNKSPQSISMLLKAAKSSNIIRYIERYESLILNKK